CGCGCAGCGACAGCGGCACCGACCTCTTCGAGAACCGCGAGTCGGCGGCGCAGCAACGCTTCTACAACGGCATCGTGGCCGAACTCAGCGAGATGATGACGCGGCGGGACATCGAGTCGCTTATCCTCGTGGGGCCGGTGCAGCGGCTCGCGGAGTTCAAGGCGGAGATTCCCGACAAGGCCCGCTTCGAGGTCATCGGCGAGACGAATGTGACGGGCGGGGCGGGCTGGGTCAACCCGGCGGACATCCTCGAAAAGATTCAGCCCATGCTCGAAGAGCACCGCCTGAGGACCGAGGACGCCCTGCTCGGCGAGATTCAGGAGAGCGGCGTCATGGAGACCGAGCGCGTGCTGGAGATGCTTCAGGAGGCCCGCCTCTACCGCCTCGTCATCCCCGAGGACGGCTCGCAGATGCACCTGTACCGCAGCCACAACCGCGAGGTCCCGTACTTCACGAGCAAGAAGGACGTGACCGAGAGTCCCCTCGACGGCAGCCTGATGGAGCGCGTGACGCTGGAGGAAGTGCTGGACGACTTTATCGACCTCTACGGGGTGGAGGTGAAGCGCGTCCACGGCGACCACGCCATGCGGCTGGTGAAGGAATACGGCGGGCTGGCGGGGCTGCCCAGGTACTGAGGAGTCCTCACAACAGGAGAGAAGAGAACGATGCGGCGTCCCGCTCAAGTGGAAGCGGGGCGCTATCGTTGTTGCCCTCCCCCAGACACGCGGCAGGGGTGTGCCCGCCGACATCGCAGAGAGTCTTCCCGAAGTGCCCCAGATGAGCGGGTGCGGAACACGCTGCCGCCGGTCATCCCCCGGTCATGAGGCGGTCACTGGGTCGGGCCTAGCGTGGGCACACGGCGGACGGGACGAAGGAGGACTGACCCGGCCCGCTCACCCCGCCCCGGTGGGGGAAGGAGCTGAGAGATGGGCACACAGAGAGGGTGGAGGCGGCTCGTCCTGCTGGCGTCGGCGGCCTTGCTGGTGGGTGGCTCGGTGGGGGCGGACACGGTGCCGTCGGGGATGTACGGTGAGTATGCGTCGCAACGGAACCAGACCCAGGGGTACGGCTACCGCGAAATCTTCGAGCCGGACGTGTACCGCATGGACGACGGTGACACGGAAACCGAGGAGGTCGGCCTGACGGGCGGCGAGTACCGCTTCAAGGCGATCTGTGACGACGACTGCGACGACATCGACCTGGAGGTGCTGGACTCCGACGGCAACGTGATCGCCTCGGACTACGGCCTGGACAGCCTGCCCATCGTGTCCTTCCGGGCCACGCGGGGTGACTACACCGTGCGGCTGAGCATGGAGTCTTGCGACTGGGAACCCTGTCAGGCCGTTCTGATGTACATGAAGAAGTAGTGGTCGTCCGGGCGGACCCCTGAGCCGATGGGGTTCGCCCATTCGTCGTTTCCCCTCCATCTGTCCCCCCAACCCCCGCGTACAATCCCCCCGTGACGGTCGCCGCCCCCAACCTCTCCAAGCTCCTGCCCACTGCGCCGGTTGGGAACGTCCTGCTGCTGCCCCAGGTGGCCCGCGCCGCCCTCTTCGCCGCCCACCCCGGTCCCGCCGTGCTGCTCACCACGCCCGACCGTGTGGGTGTGTACGCCTCGGCGGGGGCGCTGGGGGCACCCCTGACCGTCAACCCCGGCCTGCGCGACTGGGAGGGGCGGCACGAGCACGTCGTCCTCGACGTGAATACGGCGCTCGACCTGTTCCCCGCCCGCCCGGAGGACCACGCCCTGACCCTGACGGTGGGCCGCTCTCTTCCGCGCGAGGAGTTGCTGGACAAGCTGGAGCGGCTGGGCTACGAGCGCGGCGAGGAACCCGGCTTCGAGTTGCGCGGCGACACGCTGGAGTTGAGGCTGGAGCCGGGCGCGGGCGTGCCGCAGGGCGGCGACCCGGTGTGGATTCGCGCCGAGTTCTTCGGGGACGAGCTGGACACGTTGCGGATGCTCGCGCCTGGCGACCTGACGGGCGAGAAGATCAGGACCTTCACGCTGGAGCCGACCGCCGACTACCTGACGGAAGTGAAGTGGGACGCCACCCGCCTCGACCTCCTGCCGGGCCGGGTCTTCCTCGACGCGCCGGAGTTCTATCCTTCCGCGCTCGGTCCGCTCGCCGACACGCTCTGGCCTCGGCTGCGGGGGCGCGAGGTCACGTCCTTTGGCCGCTCGCCGTTGGAGCTGGCCGACTTCGACCTCGATCTCAAGGTGCTGTCCTTCTACCGCGCCCGCTTATCTGACCTCGCGCGGGACGTGGACGACTGGCGCGCGGGCGGCTACCGGGTCCTGATCCTCGTGCGCCACGACCGGACGGCGACGTACCTCGCGGAGAAGCTGCTGGAAAGTCGGGAAGTGCCGTGGCTCACCATCCCCCGAGTCGAGGAGGGTGGCCTCGGCTTCCTGCGTGCGGGCGGCGAGGGCGGCTTCGTCATCCCCGAACATCGGACGGTCGTTCTCACGGAGGACCTGATCTACGGTTTTCAGGGCGGCTCGGCGCTGCGGGGCAGGAAGCTCGGCGGCAAGCCCGTCACGGACGCGCTGGGCCTGCACGTGGGCGACTACCTCATCCACCCGGAACACGGCATCGGGCAGTTTCAGGGGCTGGAGACGCGCACGGTCCTCGGCGTCACGCGCGATTACCTCAACCTCGACTACCGGAACGGTGCCCGCCTCGCCGTGCCCATCGAGCAACTGCCCGTGCTGCGCCGTCATCCCGGTACGACGGACGATCCGCCCGTGCTGTCCTCCTTCGACAAGAAGGACTGGGCGAAGGCGAAGGAAAAGGCCCGCAAGAATGCCGAGGAGGTCGCCGGAAAACTCCTCGTCCAGTACGCGGCGCGGCAGGTCACGCCGGGCAACGCCTTCCCACCCCAGCCCGAGTGGGACGCGCAGGTGGAGAAGAACTTCCAGTTCGACCTCACCTCGGATCAGCGCACGGCCCTGAAGGAGACGATGCGCGACCTCGAAAAGGCCAATCCCGCCGACCGCCTGATCTCCGGCGACGTGGGCTTCGGCAAGACGGAGGTGGCCCTGCGCGCCGCCCACCGCGTCGTCGGGCACGGCAAGCAGGTCGCGGTCCTCGTGCCCACCACTCTCCTCGCCGAGCAGCACACGTCCACGTTCGTCGAGCGGTTCAAGAAGCTGCCCGTCCGCGTCGAGGGCTTGAGCCGCTTCACCCACGACAAGCAGGCGCGGGCGATTCTGGCCGACCTCGCGCAGGGCAAGGTGGACATCATCATCGGGACGCACCGCCTCCTCTCCGGCGACATCGGGTTCAAGGACCTCGGCCTCATCGTCGTGGACGAGGAACACCGCTTCGGCGTCGGTCAGAAGGAGAAGCTGCGGGCGCTGCGCGGTCTGCCCCCCGTCTCGAAGGAAGGCAAGATCGACATTCCCGAGGGCGTGAAGGCGGTGGACACCCTCGCCCTCTCCGCCACGCCCATCCCGCGCACCCTCTACATGAGCATGGTGGGCCTGCGCGACATGAGCAGCATCCAGACGCCGCCGAAGGGCCGCAAGCCCATCCAGACGGTCCTCGCGCCCTTCGACCCCGTGACCGTGCGCGACGCGATCCTCAGTGAGATCGAGCGCGGCGGCAAGGTCTTCTACATTCATGACCGCATCGCCTCCATCGGGGCGCGGAGCCTCTACCTCCGCAACCTCATCCCCGAGGCGCGCATCGGCGTGGCGCACGGGCGGATGAACGAGGAGGAGCTGGAGGAGATCATGCTCGGCTTCGCGGAGGGCGCGTTCGATGTGCTCCTCTCCACCACCATCGTCGAGACGGGCCTGGACATCCCCGAGGCGAACACCATCCTGATCGAGCGGGCGGACCGTCTGGGCTTGGCGCAGCTCTACCAGCTTCGCGGACGCGTCGGGCGGCGGCAGCAGACGGCCTACGCCTACCTCTTCTACCCGCCGCGCATGACGGAGAACGCCCAGCGGCGGCTGTGGGCCATCGCCGACCTGCAAGACCTCGGCTCCGGGCACCTCCTCGCCGAGAAGGACATGGAGATTCGCGGCGTGGGCAACATCCTCGGTGAGGAGCAGCACGGGCACGTTCAGGCCGTGTCCATCGACGTGTATACCGAGCTGCTGGCGCAGGCCGTCGCCCGCCTGAAGGGCGAGAAGATGGAGACGCCCGCGAGCGTGTCCATCGACCTCCCCGTGAACTCCCGCCTCACGCCCGAATACTTCGACGGTAACGAGGAGGAGCGCATCGCCACCTACGGGCGGCTCTCGGAGGCCCGCACGTTGCAGGCCGTCAGCCGGGTCGAGCGTGACCTCCGCAAGAAGTACGGCCCGCCCACCCCCGAGGTCCAAAACTTCATCGACCTCGCCAAGCTGCGCCTGACCGCCCTCGCCAAACGGGTGCTGAGCGTCGGCGAGACGATGACGCATATCCAGGTCGCCTTCGCCTACAAGGGCCTCGACTACGACGCCCCCGGCCTGAAACGCTTCCCCCACAAGACGGAAGTGACGACCTTCCCGCCCGGCGTGAAACTGGAGAAGCGCGGGCTGAAGCCGGACGATTACGTGAGGACGTTGATCGAGTTGCTGGGATATTTCGGCTAAGGGAGATGATGTTGAATAATAAGTTGCATGACGAGATGCTAAGCTTGGTGAAATTTCTAGAGTTCGAGGGCCTAAAGAGAGTGTTTTTAAGCATAACGCTAATAGATTCCCAAGTATAAGAGGTAGTTCGTTTAATTTATTGTTTCTACGGCTGCCTATAGCTGTAGCTGTGTTAGCGATTTTAGCCCTCTTAACACGATCAAGGGAGAATAGCTGTTGCGGCTCTAACTTTTATTTTAGTCCACCTAATTATATTTTATCTAATATCGTTAATCTTTATAGGCGCTTCCCCCCATAAATATATTTAATGCAACAAAACTTAGCTTGTTCGACAGCAGGATGCAAGAATATTATAACGTAGCGTCTATTAATACGTGGGATTGGGCTAAGTAATATAAAAAAGTCCGAGGTTAAGCAATGGTACAAAGAGGTGAAGGCGTATTATAAAAGCCTTTCAGATTTCCTGAAATCTCTATTTGCTCCGCTTGCTTTACTATCTATATACACCGTTCATAAAATCATATCAGATGGGCTGGGAATCGACATACTCAATATGTATTATTGGAAAAATAATTTTTTCAGAAAATGCTATAGATTTAATTGGTTTCTCTTTACTGTTCTTGGTATCATCACCATTACTATTATGGCACAGTTCAGATTGGTGCAGTATATATTAAGGTTAGCGGTAATAGAAAGTATAGATGCCGTCATTGATAGAGAAAAACTAATTGAGCTACCTCTAGGTGCGAGGTTGAGGCTAGACGATATATGAATCATCTATAACTAATATTGAGTGTATTTCTGTCTAGAGCTTCGATCTAAGAATTATGCAGTTCAAGATTTAGTCTGCCCCAGTCACATTTAATAGTGCGATACTCACCCTATGATCCAATTGACCGTGGACGTGCAACTGGATGAGCGCGGGCAACCCATCTTCCGCCTGACCGAGGCTCAGGCGGCGGCACTGGGATTGCGGGTGACGGCAGTGCGGCAGGCCCGGTGGGAAGTTGCCGACGAACGCCGGGTCGTCCCTTCCAGCCCCTTCCGCAAGTATCTGGGCGTGGCTCCACCGCTGGAGGAGGGCAGCGCGGCTTTTCACCGGGACCTGCGCGGCCACGACGAATAATGCTGGCACTGGACAGCAACGTCGTCAGTGCCATCTTTCGTGCCGAAGACAGCGCCGAGGCGATCCTGGCCCTCCTGGAGGTGCGGACGGGCGAGGAGATCGTGATGCACGGCGCGGCCTTCTGCGAGTTTCTGGCCGGTCCCGGCATTCGGGAAGAAGACGCGCTCGACTTCCTGCGTGATACGGGCGTGCGGGTGGAGTGGCAGACGGGCGAAGTGCTTTGGTTAAGAGCCGCGCGGACCTTCAAGGAATACGCCGCGCGCAGGCGCAGAAGTGGCGGAGAGAGGCCCCGACGGATTCTTGCGGACTTCCTGATCGGTGCCCATGCGGAGAGCCTGGGAGCCACCCTCGTCACCCTTGATCCACAGCACTTCCGCCAGAACTTCGCGGGCTTGGCCGTCGTCAATCCCGTCGAGTAGGCCCCGCGCCGCGCGGGCAGGCGGCCCCTGACCCCACGCTCTGCATCCCTGTTGCCATCGCCGAAGTCGCCTCCAGGCTGACCTCCGAGCTTTGAAGGAAAGTTCGAGCGGGAGAGTTCAACATCCTCTCTGTTTCCCCGTGGTCACGTCCCGGTCATCCCCCTCCCCCTACCCTCACCCCATGAAGGCGAAAGGGGGTGCCCGTTGATCGTCGTGCAGGTGTTCGGGCCGGGCGGGCTGATCGGCGTGTACGGCTTCCAGAGCGTGCCCCACGTCCACGAGGAGATCGAAATTATCCGCGCGGGCGTCTTCCGGGTGACGCGCGTGACCCACTTCGCGGGCGACCCGATGGACGGCCATCCCGCCGCCATGACCCGCATCTACGTGACGCCGCAAGGAGGTTGAACCCGGTCTAGCCAACCCGTCACTTGACGCGGACAGTGTGAAAAGCCCTACACTATCTCATGAAACTCAGGACGCTGGGCGGCCTCTCGGTGGAGGGGGCCGCGTACCGGCGTGAAAAGCCTCTACTGCTGCTGGCCTACCTGTGCCTGGAGGGCGCGCAACCCCGGCGGCGGCTGGCCTCGCTGTTCTGGCCTGAGGCAGCGAACCCGATGAACTCGCTCGCCCAGCACCTGATCCGGCTGCGGCCCCTGGGGGACGCGGTGCGCGAGGACGGCGGGCGAGTGGACGGAACACTCGTGTGTGACGCCTGCCTCCTGCGCGAACACGGGCGGGCCGGGCGGCACCGCGAGGCGCTGGAGGGGTACGGCGGGGCGTTTCTGGAGGGGGTGGGGGTGGACCTCGGCCCCGACCTGGAGGAGTGGCTGTTCGATACCCGCGAGGCGCTGGGGCGCGAGGCCCGCGCGGCGGCGCTGGCCCTGGCCGAGCGGCGGCTGGCCCTCGGGGACGCGGTGGGGGCGGCGGCGGGGGCGGAGGCGGCCTACGCGGTGGCGGGCGCTCCCCCACCCGACCCGGCGGAACTGCCGCGCCTGTACCGCCTCCTCGTGGCGGGGGCGCATCCCCTCGCCGTCACCGTGCGGCGGGAGGCGGACGAGCTGGGTGTGGCGCTGGAGCCGCCGCCCACACTCGCCGCGCCGCCCCTGCTCGGTCGGGGGGCCGAACACGCCGCCCTGGGCCGTCTCGCGCCCGGTGAGGTCGCCTGGGTGAGCGGGCCGCCGGGCATAGGCAAGAGCGCGCTGCTCGCCGCACTGGCCGCCGGAGGTGGGTGGCGGGTGCTGCCGGGTCGCGGGGGGCTGCCGCTCGCCACGCTGGAAGCCCTCGCCCCGCGCCTGTCGGGGACGGCGGACGCCCTCGCCGCGCTCGCCGACCCCCGGTTGCGCGTCGCCGTGGATGGCTGGGAGGACGCCGACGACGCCACCCGCCACGTCCTGACGCTCGCCGCGCGGCAGCGGCCCGGCGCGACCCTCCTCGTCGCGGCGCGCGACCCGCCCGCGCTGCCCGCCGACCTGCACCTCGCCCTCGACCCCCTCACCGCCGCCGACCTCGCCGGGCATCCTGGGGCGCTGGAGGTGACGGGCGGGCACCCGGCCCACGTCGCCGCCTTCCTGCGTGGCGTGCCGCCCGACCGCACCCTCGCCGACCACCTGGGGACCCTGCCCGCGCCCGCCCGCGAGCTGTACCTGACGCTCGCGCTGCAACCCGTCCCCGACCTCGCCGCGACCCGCGCCGCGCTGGGGCTGGGGGCCGCCGAGCTGACCCGCGCGCTCGACCGCCTGACCCGCGAGGGCCTGTGCGCCCCGACGGGGGAGGTCCGCACGCCCGGCCCGGCGCGGGACCTGCTGGCGGCGCACCCCACCCCCACGGCGCTGCGTCACCTGCATCTCGCCCGCGCGCACCCCACCGGCACGGGCTGGGGCCACTGGCTCGCGGCCCGCCCGCTGTGGGAGGAGGGCGACCACGCCGCCGCCGCCCACGCCGCGCACGTCCACGCGGGGGAGGAGTTGCGGCGCGGCTACCCGGCGCAGGCCGCCGCGACGCTGGAGGTGTCCCCGCAGACGGGGGAGGTACGGCTCTTCTGGGCACGCATCGCCCTTCAGAACGGAGATACGCCACGGGCGGAACACCTCCTGCGCGCGCTCCCGGAGACGCCGCTGGTCCGCGCCTGTCTGGCCCTGACCGCCTTCAAACTCGGACAGTTCCGCCGGGCGATGGCGTTGGCCCAGGACGTTGCGATGGACGGCAGTACCGCCGCCGCCTACGCGACGCTCGTGCTCGGTCACGTGGCCCTGCGGGAGAACGCCCGGACGGAGGCGCGGCGGTTCTACTACCAGGCGGCGCACCTGTACCGCCTGAGCGGTGAGGCGGAGGCTGCCCTGCAGGCGGAGAACCTGACGGCCACCCTGGCCGCGCAGGATGGACAGCCTCCCGACGAGGCGTTCGGGGGACTGTGGGAGCACAGCAACTCCGCCCCCGTTCAGCGGGCCTCGCTCCTCAACAACTACGCCGACAGTCTCGCCACCTACCGCCCGGACGATCTGGAGGCCCGCAGGCGGGTGGACGCCGCCTATCAGGAGGCCGCCGACCTCTACATGGTGCTCGGAAACCGGGAGGGACAGGCCCATGTCCTCAACGCCCGAGGAGTCACCCTGTACGAGCGCGGGGAGCGGGAGCAGGCGCGCGCCCTCTACCTTCAGGCCCTGACCCTCCTGCAAGGAAGCGGCAACCTGCGCCTCCTGGGCCTGGTCATGAGCAACCTCAGCGAGGTTGAGGGCGACCTGAACCGCTTCGAGCACACCCTCGACCTGCTGGGCCGGGCGGGCCACACCCAGCTCGTGCAAACGATCCGGCTTAACGCCTCCGACTTCATCTCAGCCGCCCGGAAGTCCTAGCCACCCCTCATGCCCCGCTTCGGAGGAGAAGGATGAGCGACCTCAAGAAACTCCCGCTGGCGCTGTTGGTCCTCGGCCTGGCCGCTTGGGCGGGAGGCGTTCAGACTCAACCTGATAAGGAGAGCCACGTCTTTCAGGGGGAGGTCGTTCCAGTGTCCTCTCTGGAGGAGGAGCCGCCCGTCTTAAAGGTGGGAGGAAAGCGTGGGCCTGCATGTTCAGGAACGCCCCGTCAGTGGACGTGTGCAGTGCCCAAAGATGCCGCCCTCGGGGAGCAAGATGTCAGCTTGGTCAGGGTGAAAGATGGGAAGGAGGATGTCCTCGGCACCTGGGTAGTTCTTCCAGGGGACTTCGGCCTCCTCCTTCAAACGGAGCAAGTTAAGCCGACTTCCCTAAGTCCTTCAATCAACCGCACTGCCTCAGAATTGATCGTCAATGTACTGCCTCGGGCCTCCGCTTCAGACTCCTCGATTAGTGTCGAGGAAGTAAACAATATTCTGAATAGAGAATTTAAATCTCCGAGGCGGCTACAACCGTTCGACATTCGGGAGCGTCAATTGAATGACGGAAGCCTTTTATTCTTTATGGATGAACTTGAGCAATTACCTGATGGATTAAGAGGAACACTCGGGGATGTTTCTAGCCCTCTTACTGTAAATCAATTCTCTCCCATAAGGGGTCTTCCACAAATCAATACATCACGCCTTCCTATTTGGCAACTCCCGTTGAATCAAGGAATACGTCGCTCAATCAAACCTCCTCTCAACTCTAATATAGATTTGTCCAATTTAAAAGCACGATTCCCGTCATTATTTAAGGATAGAGGAGAGGCTGGACTTGGTTCACTTATAAATCAGTTGAAAGTACCCACGCTGGTCTTTCAGCCAAATGACCGAGTAATTAATCTGCTACGTAAGGATAATAATTCACCCCTCGCGTGTACTACGCCGCTCGAGAGATTCACTTCAACAGAGGGCACGAGCCGCGACATTGATCTTCTTCGAAAACTCTTTGTATCGAATGGTCTTGCATCAAATATCATTGCCACAAGAGAGCCTAATATTGGGGACTCACCTTCTTCGACAGCCCATCTGAATAAGAGCGACGAGGATAAGTTGAACGATATAGACGGCGCTGGGGTGAATAGGGCAAACGCCGAAGCCATAGGATCAAGAGAAACAGCCTCTCCCTCTCAACAGCCCATTATATACGTCGTCGATACCTTTGGTAAAGACAAGAACGGCGTCATGACAGACAGATATGCGGTGAAGAGAGGCATTTACATGGCGTACGGACATGGAGAGTATATTGGAAGAATCCTGAAAATGGCGTATCCCGAGGCAGCCGACGTGCAGTACATCCCGGCCTGCGACGCCGACGGCTCCTGCGAGACCGCCCTGGTCATTCAGGGCATCTGTCAGGCGGTCGCGGCACGTAAGGAGACCAAGCGTCCCGTCATCGTCAATCTGAGCCTGAGTACTCCTCTGCCCGGTCAATACCTCCTCGACGCCATGAAGTACGCCGCGCGAAACGGAGTTCTCTTCGTGGCGGGGCACGGCAACGTCGAGGACCAGGAAAACCAGAAGGGTTACTCCTGTTACACCCTGGTCGCAGGGGACCGCTGTCACCATTTTCCCGCAGATTGGAGCGCCCAACCGTCCCTCCCCCTGTCGCTTGCCTCGAGCATCGTGAGTGTCGGTGCCCTAGAATGGCTAGACGACGGGTGGCAGCCTGCGGAGTTCGGGCGGTTGCACGAGCCGGGCGGTCGGTTGGCCCCCGGAGTCTTGAACGTGCCCGCCGATGTCCTGGCTCCGAGCAGGTTCTACTTCGAATCCAGGCCCCCCAATCAAGTGACCCAGCAGGGACTTCAGGGTTTACGGCTGGTCTACCGGGGAACCTCCTTTGCCACTCCGCTCGTGACGGGGCTGCTCGCCCAACGTGTAGCGGAAGGGCAGCAGGGCCTTCCCAAAGAGTGGGACAAGATCACTTCCGAGGTCGCAGATATATCAACAATTCCATCAACCTCTTCCCCAGGTGCGTCAATTTCCCCACAACCCCTCGATCTGACGGTTCACCCTCAGCCCCAACCCTAACCCCAGTAGAAGAAGGGGCGACCCACCCGTGGCCGCCCTTCCCCTTGCGTTCTTCCTTACACGCTGATCTCCGCGAACCGCGCATTCTCCCGGATGAAGTCCTTGCGCGGCGCTACGTCCGTCCCCATCAGCTCCTCGAAGACTCGGTTGGTATCGATCAGGTCCTCGATGCTGACGCGCTTGAGCACCCGCGCTTCCGGGTTCATCGTCGTGTCCCAGAGCTGGTCGGCGTTCATCTCGCCCAGCCCCTTGAAGCGCTGAATCTCGTACTTCTTGCCTTCCTTGTTCGCGCGGGCGACGTGTTGCTTCAGCTCGTCCTCGTTGTAGAGGTACGTGCCCTTCTTCTCGCGGCCCACCATGATGCGGTACAGCGGCGGCTGCGCGATGTACAGGTGGCCTTGCTCCACGACCGGGCGCATGTAACGGAAGAAGAAGGTCAGCAGCAGCGTCGTGATGTGCCCGCCGTCCATGTCGGCGTCGGTCATGATGATGACCTTGTGGTAACGCAGGTTTGACAGGTCGAAGTGAACGTTGTCGCCCGTGCCCTCCACGCCCGCGCCGATGGCCCCGATCAGCGCCCGAATCTCGGCGTTCTTGAGAATCTTGTTCAGCTCGGCCTTTTCCACGTTGAGAATCTTGCCGCGCAGGGGCAGGATCGCCTGGAAGCGCCGCTCGCGCCCACCCTTGGCCGAGCCGCCCGCCGAGTTGCCCTCCACGATGAACAGCTCGCTCTCGGAGGGGTCCTGGGAAGAGCAGTCGGCCAGCTTGCCGGGCAGGTCGTCGTTCTCCAGCGGGTTGCTGCGCCGCACGATGTCGCGGGCCTTGCGGGCGGCTTCCCTGGCGCGGGCGGCCTCGGCGGCCTTCTCCACGATGGTGCGGCCCACCTTCGGGTTCTCCTCCAGAAACTCCGCGAACCGCTCACCCACGATGGCGTTCACGGCGGTCTGCGCCTCGGAGTTCAGCAGCTTGACCTTCGCCTGCGACTCGAACTGCGGGTCGCCGAGCTTGACCGACACCACACAGTAGATGCCCTCCAGCAGATCGTCGCCGCCGGGGACCGGGTTGCCCGCCTTGATGAGGTTCTTGTCCTTCGCGTACTTGTTCAGGATGCGCGTGTAGGCCGTCTTGAAGCCCGTCAGCGGCGTGCCGCCGTCGCGCGTGCGGATCATGTTCGCGT
Above is a window of Deinococcus sp. YIM 134068 DNA encoding:
- a CDS encoding DNA topoisomerase subunit B, with amino-acid sequence MTQSIDPQSYDASSISILKGLEAVRKRPGMYVQGGTGIDGYHQLLTEIIDNAIDEGLGGFADEVHVIMHADGSATVTDNGRGIPVDVMKSEGRSAIEVIFTELHAGGKFGGGAYKVSGGLHGVGSSVVNALSTYLDVTVNKGGSLHHIRFERGAVSVPLEVLGKTPKDVQWATKVTFHPDPGVFHEFENRFDYDRIRRRLRELAYLTGLKIVIRDERTELHAGDIKEETFHEKGGIANFARALVTDDTKLLYDQPIVMRGTHSDVEVEVAFIHANTYSSDNILTYANMIRTRDGGTPLTGFKTAYTRILNKYAKDKNLIKAGNPVPGGDDLLEGIYCVVSVKLGDPQFESQAKVKLLNSEAQTAVNAIVGERFAEFLEENPKVGRTIVEKAAEAARAREAARKARDIVRRSNPLENDDLPGKLADCSSQDPSESELFIVEGNSAGGSAKGGRERRFQAILPLRGKILNVEKAELNKILKNAEIRALIGAIGAGVEGTGDNVHFDLSNLRYHKVIIMTDADMDGGHITTLLLTFFFRYMRPVVEQGHLYIAQPPLYRIMVGREKKGTYLYNEDELKQHVARANKEGKKYEIQRFKGLGEMNADQLWDTTMNPEARVLKRVSIEDLIDTNRVFEELMGTDVAPRKDFIRENARFAEISV